Within Staphylococcus sp. NRL 16/872, the genomic segment CTTACCATTTACTAAATTCTCACGATATAAAGAAATAATTAAACGTTGTGAAATCTTATCTCGACTTGCCAACAGGTTATCTTCAAAATCACCTAATAATTGAGGATAATTTTGTTTTAAGAATGCATAGGCATCTTGTTCTTCTTCAGTTAATTGAATATTAAAGTTATTGATATTAATTATGTTAGTCATAAAACACCTCAAAATTATTTTACAAAAATCAAAATGATTTGTATAATCCATAATATCGATAATGATATTCATTATCAATTATAAAGGAGTAGGTGAAACGCTGTGGCAAAATTTTTCTTTTCCAGTTCCTTTTTATTATTTCTAGGAAATTGGATAGGACAAATTGGTTTAAACTGGTATGTACTTACTAGTTATCATAACGCAGTTTATTTAGGTTTGGTTAATTTTTGCCGACTCGTACCTATTTTGATACTAAGTGTTTGGGCGGGTACCATTGCTGATAAATATGATAGGGGGATATTACTTAGAATTACAATATCTTCTTCTTTTTTAGTGACTGCACTTTTATGTATTTGTACCTTTACTATGCCCCATGTTTCAATTATAGTGATATTAATTTATGCGACCTTACGTGGTATGTTAAATGCAGTAGAAACGCCTGTAAGACAAGCCTTGTTGCCTGATTTATCTGAAAGATTGAATACGAGCCAAGCCGTTTCTTATCATTCATTTATTATAAATATATGTCGCTCAATAGGGCCAGCAATCGCGGGAATTATTCTTGCTGTATATCATGCGCCAGCAACATTTTTAACACAAGCGATTTGTTATTTTATAGCTGCGTTATTTTGTATACCACTTCATTTTAAACGAGTTAACAGTGATGTGAGTAAGTGTAAAGAATATTCACTGAAATTCGTATTGCAATATTTTAAGAGAAATGCACAAGCATCTAGAATTTTTAT encodes:
- a CDS encoding MFS transporter, translating into MAKFFFSSSFLLFLGNWIGQIGLNWYVLTSYHNAVYLGLVNFCRLVPILILSVWAGTIADKYDRGILLRITISSSFLVTALLCICTFTMPHVSIIVILIYATLRGMLNAVETPVRQALLPDLSERLNTSQAVSYHSFIINICRSIGPAIAGIILAVYHAPATFLTQAICYFIAALFCIPLHFKRVNSDVSKCKEYSLKFVLQYFKRNAQASRIFITSLIIMATGFSYTTLVPVLVHQIFPGKSEIFGISMTFCAIGGMIATLLLPIILKKINTVNMYYLSSCVFGLALLGVVIQNVIVMFSSMALVGLFSQWARTSNRIYFQEHVTPENRGKILSIVMMDRGMIPLGSLLMTALSDWLGVLTTFIVMGLFTTVVALTVYLMQRTIKVEESNNAK